In the Maniola hyperantus chromosome 13, iAphHyp1.2, whole genome shotgun sequence genome, atgataccccacttgatatagttatcttacttcgaaaattgaatatactaattatttggttcatgaccacagtttaattttttgtgtgtgatgtaaccctaaattcacgtttttcagatttttccccttatatctgctataagacctacctacctacctgccaaatttctttcGTATTGCGAGAGTATATCGTTAGTGCGCCCACGATTGCTCGGTTATTTACGTTGTAATTATCCAAATTTACTTTTAGTGGTTTTATCTTCAATTTCAACCATAACGTGAAAAGTGGCTTCAAgtacattttgattttaattatttaattaaacatcaACTACTGCATAAACTCGTCCACACACAAGGGCCCTTCACACTAACAAGGCTCGCACACAAAGAGCTGTCTACATATAAATGCATATTGACCGTTTAATGCCTATGAGTATGAGTAAGGTAACAGTCCGACTCCATTGTCGTACGACGCGTCCGTCGCGACGGACGCCactctcaggctgagatctatacagcgcactttgacttagctcacaCTTAAgcttgagttaaaacgagacggatatATGCCAGATAGgaatataacgctgtctcgttttaacaattaaggctgagatctatagagcgcactttgactttgctcagacttaagattgagttaaatcTACCATATTATAtccatctgtctcgttttaactctgtcttaagtctaagcaaagagAGTGCCCTCTATAGATTTACCCCctgagctagcgcgcaccacggtaaccGTTTtccccccgcaaaatctgtgaactatagaactacatagaagcatgcgcactgcggaattaattccgcaccggattttgatagactTAAATTccttacggattttaaaacgcaccgcaactcaccgcaccgttTTGGTGCGCGCCAGCTCTTACCAGCCGATATTAGTTTTTAGAGGTTATAGTCCGCCACGTTAGCCATGTGCTGATGGGCcaacttcagacacctttgagataATTATGGGGGCCGGCGTCTTAACAACTATGCTATCTCGGCTCTTTAAAAATTAACTTGACAGGTTTGACTTTGaatctagtgttatccttttctgcaggaagcattatgaaaggaacagcaatacatttaaacctgtcattttagtttagtcacaatatagagattgtatataactaagaaataaaactacaaaattagcCTCAATTGCATCTTTctgaaatatatacctataatatatctCACTGGAAAGACGGGTGGTATAGTAGGTATCTCATATAAATTGTTTGTAAATAATAGTTTAgaagtaaaaatatttgacCTTATGGTCTAGACTAGATGTTTTAGAAAAAAACAATGGAAACCCATCCAATCCTCTATAGCGGTGCAACGTACACATATCGTATCAGCGATataaaatgttccactagatggggCGCTTCATAGTTTAACAACATGTTCCAGGCTCCAGCGAACATCGGTTTCTGCACTCCTGCCAGTCGTAATCCGCTTTATACGCAGTTCGTTTCTACGAACATAGCCGATTAGTTAAAACAGTCTAAGTGcatatagtcaaagtcaaagtcaaagtcaaagtcaaagtcaaagtcaaagccaaattatttatttagattaggtaacatggtctagactctagatATTTTAGAGAAAAACAATGGAAACCCATCCAATCCtctatagtagtagtagtaggcaTATCGTATCAGCGATATAAAATGTTCTACTAGATGGGGCGCTTCATAGTTTAACAACAAGTTCCAGcgaacatcggtgtccgcactCGTATCGTAATCCGCTTTAGACGCAGTCTGTTTCCACGAACATAAATAAGTTCAAACAGACTGTAAAAATAGGTTGGCACGGTGCTATGTTTTCTCAGTTTTATTGTATGGGGTCGAAGCCTGGACATTAatgcccaagacacgggtctgcccgcgaaattcaaatttaattggGTTTTTCACAATCTGTAAACTTATgtgacaaagtagacttatggcatacaAATTTCGCCTCTAGCAATATTATCTTCACAggtaaaaatctttacttgaaagtgtccagtttaagaaattagtcaaaataatgactaataatGTGACtactcacgtcaaactcattatctTGTTTagtgtatattattttttttttttttttttttttagggcgGAGGAGAGCGTAGGCTAACTTTCTTTTCAGATTGGGGCAGCCTGGGCTCATCTCTATTCCCAGCACCTGTCCGGGGCTGGGTCTGGCGAATGGCCTGGGGGGAGAGTGCAAGTCACGTAGATCCCCCAGGCAAGGCTTAGGGTGCATTCCTTCTCGTGGTTGCTGCCCGTTTTTGGTCTGATTCCCTCTGAAACAGACGTAACAGAAACCCTTAGCCGGACTGCCGATTCCTACCCTTCCCACATCCCTATCCTCTTCCTTGGAGGAGAAAACCTCGTCACCAAAAACCCCAATCCAAGGTGTCATACGAACCGTGCCGAGGGATGCGTGGCTGGGGGGGTGCTCAGTCTCAAACGGTGTCTCCTCGAAACCGGGGCGAATCGAGGCAGTATTTAGCCCTTCGGCCGGTACTAGGGCTCTGCCGGTGTCTGTGGACCTTTTATATCCCGTGTACTCGTGGGAACTGTAtggaaaacaaaacaaaccaacaGAAACCTGTTAACACCAACAATGGTGGAAATATTCAGGAGCAGAGGAGGGATTTGGACTCTGCCCAACCTGACGCCTCTCAGGAGCAGAGGAGTTCTATGGACTCTGCACAGCCTGAGATCCCACAGGAGCGGGGGAATACAATGGACCCCGAACCTGGAACTTCCGGCACATCTGGAAGTCACCCCGCGGTGGATGGAGGTGGAAACGCCCCCGGTACGCCCTCGGTGGCTCCCTATGTGCCAAAGCGTGTACCACTCGGGATGGCCAATGCCTACACACGACTGAGTGGTGCGAGGCGGAGACGCCTCTGGAGACTAGTGGAGGATGGGACGGCCATTGGGGAAGCCCTTACACTAGTCAACAACCCTTCCCAGGGAACTCCTTCCTCTAGTAGGCCGACCGGCGAACAGAACCTGAAAAGGGGCAGGTCGGAGGAGGAATCTCCTAAGGAGCAACCGAGGAAGGCGCCCAAAACGTCCACCACACCCGAGGGGCGCTCTAATCCGCCCCCGAGTTATAGGGACATCGCCGGATCCGTCAGAGTGGGGATTAAGAATATAGAACCCATGACGGCGGATCAGATGAACTTGGTCCACGCCGCCATCAGCAAGGCTATCTGCCTTGAGGGACGGCGTCGCCAACACGCCAAGACTGGCCGTGGACCAAGTTTTGTCTCAATCTCCCACAAGCCAGGATGGCTACTGGTCACTTGCGATAACCAGGAAAGTAAGGACTGGCTTGTGGAAGAAATGAGCAGGTGCAAGCCATGGCCGGAGGCGCAGCTCTCCACGTTAAACGAGGGTGAGCTGCCGAAGCCGTGGATTGCCACCGCCCTAATCCCCACGCTTGAGGCGGAAAACGCCTCGGATGCGATGTTCATGATCTCGTATCAGAACCCGGATCTGAGTGCGGAGCATTGGAGGATCGTCAGCGAGTCGAGGTCTCAGACGGGTACGGTGGCCGTCTTTGCCATCGACGAGCAGTCGGCTGAGATCCTTCGTGCTAACAACTTTGTGGTCAATCTTGGCTGCAAAAAGTTGACCTTCCGCCTCAGGGGGGAGCACCAAGCCCCGCAAGCGGGGCCGAGTACGGCTGCGACTGCTAGCACCAGCTCTGAGACTGCCGCTCCTGGGCCTAGCGGTCTGGGGAGGGTTCCGCCGGGACGTAATGTGACCGCGGGAAGTACCTCCTCGGGGCCGCAGGGAACAGGGGGCAGAACTGCTGGTCAGGCGGACGCGGCTGGCGGCCCCAAAAAGGGAAAAAAGGGCAAAAAGAAGCCGCCGGGAGGGGCACCCAGAGGGACTCCCTCTGAAAGAGGACGCTCGACGCCTCGATCGGAGGGAGGACGTGTTCGATACCCTCCCGGCTATAAAAGAGCCAAATAATGGCGTGCTCGGACACCCACGCGAGGATCCTCCAGGCCAACCTCCACCACGCGGCCGCTGCGGCTGCCGTGATGGAGCGCTGTCTTGTGGAAGGAAAAGCCGACCTCGCTCTCATTCAAGAACCATGGGTGTCCAGCTCTACCATTCTGGGGTTAAACGCTGGGGGTAAGTTGTTAGCGTGTACCAGTGGCACCAGACCCAGAGCCTGCATTGTTTTTAACAAAAACGTGAACTTCCTGCCTGTTCCAGAACTTTGTACTGATGACCTAGTGGCAGCCTACGTCAATCTCAGGGGGTGGGAAGGGCGCAGAATCATTGTCTGCTCGGCCTATCTACCCGGTGAGATTGATAATCCCGCAGTTGACCTGTTTCCAGTGGTCGATTACGCCCGGAAACACGACGCGGAACTACTGGTGGGATGCGATGCTAACGCCCATCACGAAGCCTGGGGAAGCAGCGACACCAACGACAGAGGTGAGTACCTCTACGATTTTCTTCTCGCAAATGGCTTCCAGCTCTTGAACAGGGGCTGTACTCCTACCTTTGTTACGAGAGTCAGACAGGAGGTACTAGACATCACCTTTGCTACTACTAACTTAACCAGATACATAACAAATTGGGAGGTAAGTACAGAAGTTTCCATGTCAGACCACAGGCACATAAGCTTCGCTTTGACAACTGTGTCTGAGATGGAAACGCTAACTTTTAGGGATCCAAAGTGCACCTCTTGGGCCAAATATCTTGAGAACCTAGAGGAAAATCTGAGGTTAACCCCTAAGAGTATCAAAACGCTGGAGTGTCTTGAGTTTGCGGTGGAGGCTGTCACCGAGGGTATGATCAAAGCCTTCGAGGACAGCTGCCCCCTCAAGGTCAGGACCTCGAAGCGGAAAACACCGTGGTGGAATTCGAAGTTAAAAAGACTCCGTGATAAAACACGGAAACTATTCAACAGGGCTAAAAGGACCAATGAATGGGATATATATAGGAAAGCCCTGACGGAATATAGTAAAGAGATCAGGAGAGCCAAGAGAGCATCGTGGAGGAGGTTCTGTGAGGAAATCGATTGTCTGCCTCAAAGCGCGAGACTCCACAAATTGCTCTCCAAGGCCTCTCCGAGCCAACTGGGACTTTTAAAGGGACCAGACGGCTCATTCACTTCAAATGAGAAGGAAACCCTTGAACTGCTGGCTAGAACTCACTTCCCGGGAGCGGTCTCCTTGAACGCTAGTCGCACTCTGGCGCGCGCTCCACACCGGCCCCGCTCAGAGGACTGGAGGAGAGCTGCCATTGTCTTTAGACCCGGGGCCGTGAGGTGGGCCATCAATTCTTTCAGCGCTAACAAATCGAGCGGGATCGATGGCATTACGCCCCTGCTATTGCAGAGAGGCGTGGAACTATTGATCCCAATCCTGGTAAAGATTTTTAGGGCGAGTTATGCCTGGGGTTACATACCAGAGGCTTGGACCACAGTGAAGGTCATTTTTATACCTAAAGCAGGGAAGAAGGACTATGGGTTACCAAAGTCCTTCAGACCCATCAGCCTCTCCTCGTTCCTACTGAAAACGATGGAGAAGATGCTTGACAGGTACATAAGGGATACGCTTCTCATCGAAAAGCCTATACACTACACCCAGCATGCCTACTGCAGGGGACGATCTACGGAAACGGCCCTGCTGAACCTTGTCGACAAGGTTGAAAAGGCTCTGGAGGACAAAGAAATCGCCCTCGCGGCGTTTCTAGACATCGAGGGGGCATTTGACAACACTCCAACCCGCACACTGGTGGATGGGCTGGCCGATAAACTGGCCGATACGACCACCACCAGATGGGTGGAGGCAATGCTCTCGAATCGCATAGCCAAATTTGAGCTAAATAACATCTCGATTGAAGTGCTCACAACAAGAGGATGCCCGCAAGGAGGCGTCTTATCGCCCCTGCTGTGGACTCTTGCTGTAGACAAACTACTGTATGAGATGGCTGAACTCCGTATCGACACGCAGGGATATGCTGATGACCTGGTGGTAATGGTACGTGGGAACTGCCAGAGCACGATCTCGTATCTCATGCAGGGAGCACTTAACACCATCGAAAAATGGTGCAGAGAAAACCAACTAGCTGTCAACGCGGAGAAGACAGTGATAGTACCATTCACTAGAAGGCGTAACCTTGATAAACTCGAGTCGCCGAAGCTGAACAATAGGAGCATACCATTCTCATGCGAGGTCAAATATCTGGGCATCACTTTAGACCAGAAATTGACCTGGAATTCGCATGTCGATGGAGTGCTCAAAAAGGCTAAATCGGCTTTAGGCATATGTAGTCGATTTGCGGGAGCAAGATGGGGACTTAAACCAAAAGTGACCTTCTGGCTCTATACAGCCATTGTGAGGCCGATGATATCGTACGCCTCCGTGGTTTGGTGTAGCAAATTGACGCAGGTTACAACCCAGTATAAACTTGGCAGTATCCAAAGAACTGCTTGCCTACTTATCACTGGAGCTATGAGCACCTCTCCGGGGGCAGCCTTAGAAGCTCTTCTCAACTTACCTCCTCTCTTCCTGTATTTGATGAAGGAGGCGAGAATGGGCATGTATAGGCTGATTAGCCAAGGAAAGGTGAATTGGCTATCTAAAACACTGAGGGACTTGCAGAACTCAGTACTCGAGATTCCAGTTTTGGGAATGCCGTCAGACACGATGATCCCAAAATACAACTTCCAGAGATCCTTTTCTGTGGAAATCCCAGATAGGGAGGATTGGACAAACAACAAAATCACATGGCCATCGGGATGTTTAAAATGGTTCACCGATGGCTCAAAGTCAGGCAAAGACGTAGGATGTGGAATCTATGGAGAGAAACCCAGGATCAAACTGTACCGTAACCTGGGGGCCTATACATCTATTTTCCAGGCGGAGGTATAcgccataataatatgtgtggaAACCATCCTGCAACACAACCACGTCAATAAAACGATTTACATTCATTCGGATAGCCAAgcagctctttcagctctgtCTTCAGAGGTTGTTAACTCgagactggttgaaaactgcagagtAAACTTAAACACCCTGGCCCAACACAACAGGGTGGTTCTAAGATGGGTGCCAGGGCACGCCGGAATAGTAGGCAACGAAAATGCGGACATTCTGGCAAAATCAGGCGCAAAGGCACGTCAGATAGGCCCAGAGCCTGTCTGCGGTATACCTAAAAGCCTGGTTCAACTCACCCTCCTAACCTATTGCTACTATGACACACTCAACCGCTGGAGAAACTTGCCAGGGTTAAACCACTCGAAAGCGATGGTTAAATCCTTCAGCAAGAAGGTAGCATCTGAGGTGCTGTCGCTTAACAGAAGTAACATGTGCATCCTGGTGCGAGCTTTAACGGGTCACTGTGGCCTGAAAAGGCACATGTataaccttaagctccagggctcggacatctgcaggctgtgccacgagtctcccgagactccgatgcacattatctgcttctgccctgctctgatgcacaaacgtagcgtccacctagggagacacatcatttatccggaggatgttacttcaattccagtcaagaaggtgctgctaTATCTGGCGGCCACtggatttgacaaggaaatgtgaagtggaggctaacacaatagatcggagacggtcgcagtgattcagggataataaggacctgtatagccccaaagaagaaagaagaagaagaagtatattatttatgtatatagtgtacttactttgaatgaaatatttgacttgactttgactttgagtttATGAAGCGCCCCATCTAGTGTAACATAGATATCACTGTATGGTATGTGAACATTTGTATAGAATggaggcagtggcgtgcacagggtttgaagccagggtaggcactagttaagtaagagcctgtttactggcaggtcattatgaaaaatatgcattcagctattcaactggggtaagcagtgcatttatgcctctatgacctgcacgccactgaatggAGGGTATTTACAGGTGCAGAAATGAATAAATTGGCCCCGCGCCGGCACCTGCCCCACTTCCCCACACGCGAGTGCACCAATTTGCAATTAAATGcctgaatagaatagattatAGTCTAGCTTAGATTACTATAGTCGCGCATCGACAGCTGTatggcataataattatgtgtagactagctgatgcacgcgacttcgtctgcgtggactacatacatttcaaccaacccccatttcatccatTTAGGGGGGGGTTGATTGATTTTCTCATAgacgtttcttagctgacacctaacctcaagaaaaacctactttccaaatttcaagttaataatattatcaataattaaaactgtcccatacaaactttcatcccctattttaccacccttatgggcgaattttccaaaaatcctgaaacacgtatttctttatttgtgaccgaaaagccaaataccaattttcatgcaaataacatgaaaaatgacggactttcatacaaacttccatcccccatttaacctacttaggggtaaaatttcgaaaaatgctttcttagtggAGACTTACTCtatacaaagaatagaccctccaaatttcatgtctttaggaccagcggtttaggctgtgcgttgatatatatgtcagtcagtcagtcagtcgggactttgaattttatatatatagatagataagtcagtcagtcagtcaggactttgaattttatatatatagataaagattaAAATGAGGTACAAGacagctatatttttttttcatttttgagcaCATATCAGAAATtcagaatataaaatatatagaaagCATACGGATTCATGAATACGTACAGAATACCTATACAGTATGAAAACCAATACTTTCACATCAGTATCACTATACTCAGGGACTTTCCACACTTATTCGGGTCGaacaaagtaattaaaaatcttcaTAAAATTCACTCTTTTAGCATCTATCACTCTGCGTGCTGCGAGCAGTATAGGTTGGCTAactttacatttatttatttatcaaagaaTATGTCTCAGACATGTTGGAAGTGTCATcatttttttgtacctaaataacTTCAGAGGCAAACCCAGGCGGGTTTCAAAATCACAATCCAAGGCTACACGCATGCTAAGTCAAACCACTTTGTGTCCTTTCATGTTCGTATCAAACATCCTATATATTGGCAACCCGAATATGTGTGAAGGCACCATTACGAATTATTCATCCAAATACCTTTCGCCTTGCTCATTAGAGACTAAAAAGCACACAGGAGTCCAGAATAAATATGTCACTCCATAAATAGCGACGATTGACTGTATAGAAAACATACCACTCGCGCTGCGAAACTtacttgaatttatttattcctaACAGGGCTGCGAATTGCTCTTACaaatatttgaaactagctgatgcccgcgacttcgtccgcatggatttagatttttgaaaatcccgtgggagctctttgattttctttttaattttaattcagatacaagttagcccttgactgcaatctcacctgatggtaagtgatgatgcagtctaagatgatagcgggctaacctggaagggatatggcagtttttattaaacccgtacccctttggtttctacacggcatcgtaccggaacgctaaatcgcttagcggcacggctttgccggcagggtggtaactagccacggccgaagcctcccaccagaccagaccagaaatttagaaattataaaattccaaacccctgccaggaatcgaacccgggacctcccactaataagaccacagcgctcaccactgcgccagggaggtcgtcaaaaactatgtacctatgtaaattCCAAAACTATGTAGTTTTTTCAGTTCGGTAACCGATTTTCGGAAATACGACGGCAGTTTTTAATCCCGCTAAGAAATTACCGTTTTTAGAAAATCTTGTACATCTCACTAATATtgtaaaggcgaaagtttgtatattTGCGCGCgcgcatgtgtgtgtgtgtgtgtgtgattgCTACTCGCAAAACgatttcacgcaaaaactgctGCACGGATTTGGCAGTATGGAATGGAGATtactccggaaaatcaaagaggattaaaaaaaaacctgtatcCACGCGGACAGAGTCGCGAATATCTTCTAGTCATAGTGTACGATATGTATGATACCCAGTCCATAATAAAGTGAGATTAGGAAGCGAGCACATTAATCTTGGAAGCCGCTCCCGGGAGGTTTGGGTGGTTTGGCGGACCGATACGGATGCACTCCGATCTTTAGGGACGCGTCTCATCACAGACCGACAATCTCAGAGGGAATTTATAATAGTGCGCTGACAAAGGACACAATATTATctttcacaaaaataaatagtgtGTGTCTCCTTTAGGCATGACCCCCGATGATTTACGGGAAACgagttgagctaaaaactataaacgagttggcacTTGGCGTCGAGCAacgagaagcgagtgtgtagtacGGATAGTTTTGTTGCTGGGCTATGAGCGAGTGTGCGAGCACGACGAATAATCGCCCGTCGTACCTACATCCCTGCGCAAACTGTGCGAGTGTTTTGGCCGCCAAGAGAGCGCCACAGAGCGAGTTTTTTAATGATAGCTCTATTGTCGCTGCGACAAATTTgtggagagagagagagtgtgTGCCGTTCAGGCCGGCTGGTTTGGCAAATAAACgtcttctctttctttcttctttcaatGTACACAGTCAGCGATccattaatatatttatctcttCCTACTGAACAGGTCTCTTCACAGTTTGGCAGACtgcacacacttttgagaacattatacgaagaactctcaggcgtgcaggtttcctcacgatgttttcctttaccgttaataAATCAAGTGATTTAGGTGCTAACGCACATAATTTCAAAAAGTTAGTAGGTAGTGCGTGCCTTACTAGAATAGAACCCCGGAATACGAGGCTAGGCTAGATCACCGCTTCTGGTTTTTAGGTTATCACTGTTATCAGATATTTATGACCACCAGCTGGCAGCCCTGCAAAGACAATAGGGCTGACAATAATTGTTCAACTGCCAAGCGACAAGGGTACCGCACAATAGAGGCGAGACGTCGCGTAGAACCGTGTCGCGTAACGTATTGATTTAGAGCCCGTTTTGTAATGTGTTAGGGTCGAGACACATTGCGACGTCGCGTCTCAAATAGATCTCGTttgatagcgagcaaacgagcaggcgggtcaccctTGTGGGTTAAGTGATTAggtaccgccgcctatgaacatttgcagcaccagaggaaccgccgatgcgttgccggccttttaggaatttgttggtccgctccttgaataaccccatgttgtaatctgggaacaccaccgaagggagttgattccacagtttgtatgtgcgtggaaaaaaggatctggcacaacgggtggtcgaagtgctccagaaacccaggtggtaTGGGGggaattgattgcggtggcgtgcggtgcggttgtaaaaaaaggagggtggaaagagatcaaacaactcttcgaaacactctccattatagaggcgatagaacacgcaaagagagcttacgtctttgcggtgttccaggctttccaacgcaaaagtattataaatgcaaaagtgtattatATCTGAACGTTTTCACAAAGCGACGACTTATATTTCCGAAGACAAatacatactttttattccagtaaATTAAAGAGCATTAGTATAGACAAAATCTGCGAGAACCTAGACACCTAATCGATAATATCTAAAAATAGCCAGCCAGTCTaacatgatttttaatttaaactcagACAGACATTCATTCGAGTGCAGACAGAAGCAAATAAGTGTAAAAACCGAGGTCCAGTgcaaagaaagaagaaagaacaaAGAAATATCATTGAGACTGAAATCCAATAATACTTGTGATCCGTACAGACCGTACAGGGTAGATTATATAAGACTAGAGAAATGGCAGGTGGGTCATTTCTTTGTATTGCGATTGCGCGCTTGTCAGCTACCTAAGGTGCGGCTTTGGTTAGTGAgttccggctgagtttgttgtgggctcttctcagacctgggcgcgtttggaaccctcctaACTTTAGTAAACTAAACTActttaaacattaaagcataaaTGATATAGAtattggtattatttttcatctttagtggtggtagttttcagcgccatctatgtaaattttctcgaacgttgcctggaaacctcctcttGAGAGTTCCATTAAAACGTCAGAGTGACTTCATAATCTCGTAAAAGCAACGTTCATCTATGCAACGTCAAACTGTCACCAGCTCTTAGATCATAATTACTACCATTATAGTTCGAGAGCTGGTTGAACATTTTGAAGAGCTATTTTTAAACGCTGATGTGTACCTACTAACCCgcttattttttcatgaaaaatGTGAATAATATCTAC is a window encoding:
- the LOC138403191 gene encoding uncharacterized protein, with product MAELRIDTQGYADDLVVMVRGNCQSTISYLMQGALNTIEKWCRENQLAVNAEKTVIVPFTRRRNLDKLESPKLNNRSIPFSCEVKYLGITLDQKLTWNSHVDGVLKKAKSALGICSRFAGARWGLKPKVTFWLYTAIVRPMISYASVVWCSKLTQVTTQYKLGSIQRTACLLITGAMSTSPGAALEALLNLPPLFLYLMKEARMGMYRLISQGKVNWLSKTLRDLQNSVLEIPVLGMPSDTMIPKYNFQRSFSVEIPDREDWTNNKITWPSGCLKWFTDGSKSGKDVGCGIYGEKPRIKLYRNLGAYTSIFQAEVYAIIICVETILQHNHVNKTIYIHSDSQAALSALSSEVVNSRLVENCRVNLNTLAQHNRVVLRWVPGHAGIVGNENADILAKSGAKARQIGPEPVCGIPKSLVQLTLLTYCYYDTLNRWRNLPGLNHSKAMVKSFSKKVASEVLSLNRSNMCILVRALTGHCGLKRHMYNLKLQGSDICRLCHESPETPIMEAVACTGFEARVGTS